The window ATCTCGAGCAGATGGGCCCGGTGATGCGGGCGGCGCTGGAGGAGGCGGGCGTCGGGAAGCCTGATGCGGTGGCCGCCACCGTCGGCCCGGGGCTGGCTGGCGCGCTGCTCGTCGGCGCCTCCGCGGCGAAGGCCTACGCCGCCGCGTGGGACGTCCCCTTCTACGGGGTCAACCACCTCGGCGGGCACGTCGCGGTGGCCAACCTGGAGGGGGAGGCGCTGCCGCACTCGGTGGCGCTGCTCGTCTCCGGGGGCCACACGCAGCTCCTCGAGGTGGAGGCCGTGGGGCGTCCGATGCGGGAGCTGGGTTCCACGCTCGACGACGCCGCCGGTGAGGCCTACGACAAGGTGGCCCGCCTCCTCGGGCTGGGGTACCCGGGTGGCCCGGTGATCGACAGGCTGGCCCAGCGCGGCGACCGGGACGCCGTCCCGTTCCCGCGCGGCCTGATGAAGCGGGTCGACGAGGAGCGGGGACACCGCCACAACTTCTCCTTCTCCGGGCTCAAGACCTCGGTGGCCCGCTACGTCGAGGCCGCCGAACGGGAGGGCCGGGTCATCTCCGTGGAGGACGTGTGCGCGTCCTTCCAGGAGGCCGTCTGCGACGTGCTCACCTTCAAGGCCGTCCGGGCCTGCCAGGACGTCGGGGCGCAGGTGCTGCTGCTCGGCGGCGGGGTGGCGGCGAACTCGCGGCTGCGGGAGCTGGCGGGGGAGCGCTGCGCCGCGGCCGGCATCGGGCTGCGTGTCCCGCGTTTCTCCCTGTGCACCGACAACGGCGTCATGATCGCCGCGCTGGCCGCCCAGCTCATCCACGAGGGCTCCGGGGCCAGTGATCTGGGCGTGGGCACCGACCCCTCGCTCGAGGTGGAGATCCCGCTCGTCTCGTCCTAGGGGAACCCGGGGGGCCTGCGTTCGCGCTGCGCGACCGGGGGCGCGGGGTTACGGTGAGCGGTGACACGTTTTCCCGCTCCTAAGGACCGCTCATGATCACCGGATTCCTGGTACGCCCTGACCTGACCCACAACATCGTCGAGTTCGAGCTGGACTCTGCCGCGCAGTTCCTCGGCGGCATCAGCCAGGACCGCGTCGCCGTCGCCTTCCAGGAGGACGGCACCGACTACGCGGCCCTGTTCAACCCGGAGGCCAAGAGCAACGGCGCCGAGCCGAACCCGGTCGCCTCCCTGGGCCGGAACGCCGCCGCCACGGGCAACGCCGCGTTCTTCTCCGATCCGACCGCCGCCATCTGCGGCACGGTCATCTTCGTCGGCGCCGAGGGCGAGGACATCACCCTCGACGACATCCGGCGCGTCAAGGACGGCATCCGCGCCGTGCGCAACTACCAGGAGGACCAGCCGGAGGACTACCGCCTGTGGCGTGCCGCCGTCCTCAACATGGGGCAGCTGCGCATCGACTAGCCCGCCGTCCCCGGCAGGCGGGTGGCGGTCCCCCGGGTGGGGGACTCCCGGCCTCCGGGGCGTGTTGGCAGCCCGAAAGGTTGAGTGCTGGCACTCGCGTAGGTAGAGTGCCAGGAAGGTTGTCTCACCCACAGTTGTTCACCCGCGACGACGGCTGTGCTGGCACCACAACCGGCACATACAACTCTCTCAACTTTTCACGGAGGAATATCGTGGCAAACGTCAACATCAAGCCGCTCGAGGACAAGGTCCTGGTCGAGATCACCGAGACCGAGAACACCACCGCCTCCGGCCTCGTCATCCCGGACTCCGCCAAGGAGAAGCGCCAGGAGGCGACCGTCGTCGCCGTCGGCCCGGGCCGCATGGACGATGACGGGGACCGCATCCCGGTGGACGTCAAGGTCGGCGACGTCGTCATCTTCTCCCCCTACGGTGGTACCGAGCTGAAGTACGAGGACAAGGAGTACCTCCTGCTCTCCGCTCGTGACCTGCTCGCCATCGTCGAGAAGTAGTCGGGGGTAACACAGCCCCATGGCAAAGCTCATCGCATTCGACCAGGAGGCCCGTGAGGGCATCCAGCGCGGCGTGAACACCCTCGCCGACGCAGTGAAGGTCACCCTCGGCCCCCGCGGCCGCAACGTCGTGCTCGACAAGGCCTTCGGCGGCCCGCT of the Corynebacterium humireducens NBRC 106098 = DSM 45392 genome contains:
- the tsaD gene encoding tRNA (adenosine(37)-N6)-threonylcarbamoyltransferase complex transferase subunit TsaD, whose translation is MIVLGVETSCDETGVGVVELADDGTVTILADTVASSMAEHARFGGVVPEIASRAHLEQMGPVMRAALEEAGVGKPDAVAATVGPGLAGALLVGASAAKAYAAAWDVPFYGVNHLGGHVAVANLEGEALPHSVALLVSGGHTQLLEVEAVGRPMRELGSTLDDAAGEAYDKVARLLGLGYPGGPVIDRLAQRGDRDAVPFPRGLMKRVDEERGHRHNFSFSGLKTSVARYVEAAEREGRVISVEDVCASFQEAVCDVLTFKAVRACQDVGAQVLLLGGGVAANSRLRELAGERCAAAGIGLRVPRFSLCTDNGVMIAALAAQLIHEGSGASDLGVGTDPSLEVEIPLVSS
- the groES gene encoding co-chaperone GroES yields the protein MANVNIKPLEDKVLVEITETENTTASGLVIPDSAKEKRQEATVVAVGPGRMDDDGDRIPVDVKVGDVVIFSPYGGTELKYEDKEYLLLSARDLLAIVEK